A region of Pyxidicoccus parkwaysis DNA encodes the following proteins:
- a CDS encoding amidase, translating into MKKPTPAGSSPSAFSRRAFLGGTAAATALVTLESHAQAPTASAPSSASTQAAKPFELEEATVVDLQAGMKSGKYTAHGLAERYLARINELDRKGDLPLLSVIELNPDALAIAAALDKERKEKGPRGPLHGIPVLIKDNIATADRMETTAGSLALVGAKPQRDAFIVERLRAAGAVILGKTNLSEWANFRSTKSSSGWSGRGGQTRNAYALDRTPSGSSSGSGVAAAANFCAVAVGTETDGSVVSPSAASSLVGLKPTVGLVSRSGIIPISHTQDTAGPMTRTVADAAALLSVLAGIDPSDAATAASQGKAHADYTKFLDPNGLQGARIGVPRERFFGYHGPTDALVEQAIELMKSRGATIVDAPIPTAAKLDEPEFEVLLFEFKADLEAYLAGLGEGTHPRTLADLIQFNDTHRSTELAYFGQELLHMAQAKGPLTDKKYRKALADCRKLSREQGLDAVMAKHKLDALIAPTQAPPGLIDLVNGDHWLGSSSTPAAVSGYATITVPAGYVFGLPVGLSFIGRAWSEPTLLKLAYAYEQASRHRRPPTFAPSADLRLKAST; encoded by the coding sequence ATGAAGAAGCCCACTCCCGCTGGCAGCTCCCCCTCGGCCTTCAGCCGCCGCGCCTTCCTCGGCGGCACGGCCGCGGCCACCGCCCTCGTCACGTTGGAGTCCCACGCGCAGGCCCCCACCGCGTCCGCGCCGTCGTCCGCGTCCACTCAGGCCGCGAAGCCCTTCGAGCTGGAGGAGGCCACCGTCGTGGACCTCCAGGCGGGCATGAAGTCCGGGAAGTACACCGCGCACGGGCTCGCGGAGCGCTACCTCGCGCGCATCAACGAGCTGGACCGCAAGGGAGACCTCCCGCTGCTGTCCGTCATCGAGCTGAACCCGGACGCGCTCGCCATCGCCGCGGCGCTCGACAAGGAGCGCAAGGAGAAGGGGCCGCGCGGGCCGCTGCACGGCATCCCCGTGCTCATCAAGGACAACATCGCCACCGCGGACCGCATGGAGACGACGGCCGGCTCGCTCGCGCTCGTGGGCGCGAAGCCCCAGCGCGACGCCTTCATCGTCGAGCGCCTGCGCGCCGCGGGCGCGGTCATCCTCGGCAAGACGAACCTGAGCGAGTGGGCGAACTTCCGCTCCACGAAGTCCTCCAGCGGCTGGAGCGGACGGGGAGGGCAGACGCGCAATGCGTATGCGCTGGACCGCACGCCGTCGGGCTCCAGCTCGGGCTCGGGTGTCGCGGCTGCCGCCAACTTCTGCGCGGTGGCCGTGGGCACGGAGACGGACGGCTCCGTGGTGTCGCCCTCGGCGGCCAGCTCGCTCGTGGGGCTCAAGCCCACGGTGGGGCTCGTGAGCCGCTCCGGCATCATCCCCATCTCGCACACGCAGGACACCGCGGGCCCCATGACGCGCACCGTGGCGGACGCGGCGGCGCTGCTCTCCGTGCTGGCAGGCATCGACCCATCCGACGCCGCCACCGCCGCGAGCCAGGGCAAGGCCCACGCGGACTACACGAAGTTCCTGGACCCCAACGGCCTCCAGGGCGCGCGCATCGGCGTGCCGCGCGAGCGCTTCTTCGGCTACCACGGGCCCACCGACGCGCTGGTGGAGCAGGCGATTGAGCTGATGAAGTCTCGGGGCGCCACCATCGTCGACGCCCCCATCCCCACGGCCGCGAAGCTGGACGAGCCCGAGTTCGAGGTGCTGCTCTTCGAGTTCAAGGCGGACCTGGAGGCGTACCTCGCTGGGCTGGGGGAGGGGACGCACCCGCGCACGCTCGCGGACCTCATCCAGTTCAACGACACGCACCGCTCCACCGAGCTGGCGTACTTCGGCCAGGAGCTGTTGCACATGGCGCAGGCGAAGGGCCCGCTGACGGACAAGAAGTACCGCAAGGCGCTGGCGGACTGCCGCAAGCTGTCGCGCGAGCAGGGCCTGGACGCGGTGATGGCGAAGCACAAGCTGGACGCGCTCATCGCTCCCACGCAGGCGCCGCCGGGCCTCATCGACCTCGTGAATGGCGACCACTGGCTGGGCAGCAGCTCCACGCCCGCGGCCGTGTCGGGCTACGCCACCATCACCGTGCCCGCAGGCTACGTCTTCGGGCTCCCGGTGGGGCTGTCCTTCATCGGCCGCGCCTGGAGCGAGCCCACGCTGCTGAAGCTCGCGTATGCCTACGAGCAGGCGTCACGCCACCGCCGCCCGCCCACGTTCGCCCCCTCGGCGGACCTGCGCCTGAAGGCATCCACCTGA
- a CDS encoding patatin-like phospholipase family protein codes for MASNLTLLAGPDALRIIRERGLRGDDVDVVPGASGGPKWLVLAGLDRALFGGLFKGRTRPLHLIGSSIGSWRLACVAQADPVAALHRFEAAYIDQRYPAKPPPSLVSETSARILDALLGEDGEAEILDHPWARLHVVTALCKGPVGMEHPRVQLLGLALCAVGNLVSRRTLGLHMERVIFHTAGDTSPFAGLRDLPSVHVPLTKENLRPALLASGSIPLVLSGVRIPGARPGVYRDGGVLDYHLDLDFGPGEGLVLYPHFYPYVVPGWFDKSLPWRRARPANFRRALLIAPSKELVARLPGGKIPDRVDFERMKDTERIRAWNQVVSESERMGDELLELIATGRLAEHVRPL; via the coding sequence ATGGCTTCCAACCTGACCCTCCTGGCCGGCCCCGACGCCCTGCGAATCATCCGCGAGCGGGGCCTGCGCGGCGATGACGTGGACGTCGTGCCCGGCGCCTCGGGCGGACCGAAGTGGCTGGTGCTGGCGGGGCTGGACCGGGCCCTCTTCGGCGGTCTCTTCAAGGGGCGCACGCGGCCGCTGCACCTGATTGGCTCGTCCATCGGGAGCTGGCGGCTGGCGTGCGTGGCGCAGGCGGACCCGGTGGCGGCGCTGCATCGCTTCGAGGCGGCGTACATCGACCAGCGCTACCCCGCGAAGCCGCCGCCGTCACTGGTGAGCGAGACGAGCGCGCGAATCCTCGACGCGCTGCTGGGCGAGGACGGCGAGGCGGAAATCCTCGACCACCCGTGGGCGCGGCTGCACGTGGTCACCGCGCTGTGCAAGGGGCCCGTGGGCATGGAGCACCCGCGCGTGCAGCTGCTGGGGCTGGCGCTGTGCGCGGTGGGCAACCTCGTGAGCCGGCGCACGCTGGGACTCCACATGGAGCGCGTCATCTTCCACACGGCGGGAGACACCAGTCCCTTCGCCGGGCTGCGGGATTTGCCCTCCGTGCACGTGCCGCTGACGAAGGAGAACCTACGCCCGGCGCTGCTGGCCTCGGGCTCCATTCCGCTGGTGCTCAGCGGCGTGAGGATTCCGGGCGCGAGGCCCGGCGTGTACCGCGACGGCGGCGTGCTCGACTACCACCTGGACCTGGACTTCGGCCCGGGCGAGGGGCTGGTGCTCTACCCGCACTTCTACCCGTACGTGGTGCCCGGCTGGTTCGACAAGTCCCTGCCCTGGCGGCGCGCGCGTCCCGCCAACTTCCGCCGCGCGCTGCTGATTGCGCCGTCGAAGGAGCTCGTCGCGCGGCTGCCCGGCGGGAAGATTCCGGACCGCGTGGACTTCGAGCGGATGAAGGACACCGAGCGCATCCGCGCGTGGAACCAGGTGGTCTCCGAGAGCGAGCGCATGGGCGACGAATTGCTGGAGCTCATCGCCACCGGACGCCTCGCGGAGCACGTGCGGCCGCTGTGA
- a CDS encoding myxosortase-dependent M36 family metallopeptidase, translating into MRRLVATLSGLSLVLSGTSAFARTLPNYDALQDAKPAGRIAAGFKPVGFKGPSVAHRDERTGSPTFIWAQKRADASSKLRASQFASMAPEQAALAQLADSAALYGVTSFEAAGAKVVHVSQNKQGVKVVTLAQEAGGIEVFRSSLNLLLNRGNELVAVSGSLSKHVSSAVAPRLKFQLPASAAVSAAYQDLTGNSLDASLLKSVKSANDGKYTHFELATYARPLEEGLIIPARAKQVYFNLPNALVPAYYVELNTGRPDSTDSDYYSYVISALDGRILLRNNLTSDAEFSYRAFADTTPPFTPWDGPSGNTATPHPTGTTDNFRAPFVAPALVTLQNAPFSQNDPWLPDGATVTRGNNVDAFANLTAPDGYNDGDLRPTVTAPGVFDRTMLFDIQPNANAEQIAAATTSLFFLNNWLHDWYYDAGFDEASGNAQVDNFGRGGIGGDAIRAQAQDYSGTNNANMSTPADGNSPRMRMYLFSGPSGKMTVNAPASVAGDYLVGIASGFGPQTFDVTGNVVVALDESNATGPGTTDGCTTLTNAAEVAGKIALIDRGTCGFAIKVGIAQAAGAIGVVIADNAPGYVAAMGGTATGLTIPVLRITLADGNKLRAAIPEGLNLRLFRGTSIGLDGTVDNTIVAHEWGHYISNRLVQNSAGLTNNQGRSMGEGWGDFTALLMITRPEDINVPANANWNGAYGAAEYATRGSSPDPAFFGIRRVTYSSDMAKNALTFKHITDGVALPTTAPIAPLGNNAEVHNSGEIWATMLWECYTSLLRAHPFQEAQDRMKSYLVNGYKLTPAAPTFLEARDAIIAAAYANDPADGDRFWAAFAKRGAGVGAIAPDRNSTTHAGLRESFLTGIDVDVLAAFYEDDLNHPGDEDGILDNGETGMITFVLYNHGSEIAADTSVTVVSPTPGVTVGNHGTVTVDPIAIGDYAFVSVPVSLNGASTAQRLDFTYAVRDDRMAIPGDKSDVLAFKANYDEVPNATTSETVESNPSSLPWTTENNPDLVDASFGIVEFEDLNRTFYGEDVGAPADFSLITPPLDVSATQPFVVSFKHSYDFEADTGGNYDGAVIELSEDNGDTWVDIGDSLYTGSLITYTGNLNPLAGRRAITGTTVGFPTFNTATLNLGTAYAGKTVLIRFRIGTDNGAGNTGWVLDDISFSGITNTPFTKICDDSGVCANTAPVISAGPDVTVNERTQVSLTGSAFDADGQALSYAWARVSGPTVTINNANTLTPSFTAPEVTSDQNLVLRLSATDGAVVVSDTVTVRIINVNRAPTVNAGIDLTADERSTVTLSGSASDADADTLTYLWTQTAGTAVSLRGYDKATATFTAPETVNGETLTFALKVSDGKTSTTDSVDVIVSNVNRAPVVTASSATFDERSAATLSASATDPDGDSLTYHWAQTDGPEVVLSGADSATVSFNTGEVAADAVLKFTVTVSDGHATDSKEVVVNVRQVNVQPTVNAGADTAADERSTVTMIASASDADGDSLSYHWVQVSGTPVALSNANSAEVSFTAPETVNGETLSFIVTVSDGKSTTSDTKNVQVLPVNRDPSVTASAVVVDERSTASLVASGIDPDGDSLSYSWEQVSGPNVTLTGANSATATFPTGEVTADTELTFRVTVSDGHASATHDVVVTVRQVNRAPVANAGEAASVKGKAAVTLDGSASADADGQTVTYQWTQVGGPWVSLNGANTAKPTFTAPDVKANTELTFRLVVSDGTLTSDGDTVTVTVTQSDNIVPVAKARVLLSGDQTSMTLDGSASSDPDGDALTYKWEQTGGPAVTLNNPNQAVLSVDVPELDDDSATFSFKLTVTDARGGTHTATADATATPDSGGCSSTGAGAPAGLLGLALLSLLRRRRNTLA; encoded by the coding sequence GTGAGAAGGTTGGTTGCCACTCTGTCTGGCCTGTCGCTGGTGTTGTCCGGAACCAGCGCCTTCGCCCGGACATTGCCGAACTACGATGCATTGCAGGACGCGAAGCCCGCGGGTCGTATCGCCGCGGGGTTCAAGCCCGTGGGCTTCAAGGGGCCGAGCGTCGCTCATCGTGATGAGCGGACCGGTTCCCCGACGTTCATCTGGGCCCAGAAGCGCGCGGACGCGTCGTCCAAGCTGCGCGCCTCCCAGTTCGCGAGCATGGCGCCCGAGCAGGCCGCTCTGGCTCAGCTCGCGGACTCCGCTGCGCTCTATGGCGTGACCTCCTTCGAGGCCGCGGGCGCGAAGGTCGTCCATGTCAGCCAGAACAAGCAGGGCGTGAAGGTCGTCACGCTCGCGCAGGAGGCCGGCGGCATCGAGGTCTTCCGCAGCTCGCTCAACCTCCTGCTCAACCGCGGCAACGAGCTGGTGGCGGTCTCCGGCAGCCTCTCCAAGCACGTCTCCAGCGCTGTCGCGCCGCGCTTGAAGTTCCAGCTTCCGGCCAGCGCCGCCGTCTCCGCGGCCTACCAGGACCTCACCGGCAACTCGCTGGACGCGAGCCTGCTCAAGAGCGTGAAGTCGGCCAACGACGGCAAGTACACGCACTTCGAGCTGGCCACCTACGCGCGTCCGCTGGAGGAGGGTCTCATCATCCCGGCGCGCGCCAAGCAGGTGTACTTCAACCTGCCCAACGCGCTGGTGCCCGCGTACTACGTGGAGCTCAACACGGGCCGCCCGGACAGCACGGACTCCGACTACTACTCGTACGTCATCTCCGCGCTGGACGGCCGCATCCTGCTGCGCAACAACCTGACCTCCGACGCGGAGTTCAGCTACCGCGCGTTCGCGGACACCACGCCGCCGTTCACCCCGTGGGACGGCCCCTCCGGCAACACCGCCACGCCGCACCCCACTGGCACGACGGACAACTTCCGCGCGCCGTTCGTGGCGCCCGCGCTCGTCACGCTGCAGAACGCGCCCTTCAGCCAGAACGACCCCTGGCTGCCGGACGGCGCCACGGTGACGCGCGGTAACAACGTGGACGCGTTCGCGAACCTCACGGCTCCGGACGGCTACAACGACGGCGACCTGCGCCCCACCGTCACCGCCCCCGGCGTGTTCGACCGGACCATGCTGTTCGACATCCAGCCGAACGCCAACGCGGAGCAGATTGCCGCGGCGACGACGAGCTTGTTCTTCCTGAACAACTGGCTCCACGACTGGTACTACGACGCCGGCTTCGACGAGGCGTCCGGCAACGCGCAGGTGGACAACTTCGGCCGCGGCGGCATCGGCGGTGACGCCATCCGCGCCCAGGCCCAGGACTACAGCGGCACGAACAACGCCAACATGTCCACGCCGGCGGACGGTAACTCCCCGCGCATGCGCATGTACCTGTTCTCCGGTCCCAGCGGGAAGATGACCGTCAATGCTCCCGCGAGCGTGGCGGGCGACTACCTGGTGGGTATCGCCTCGGGCTTCGGTCCCCAGACGTTCGACGTGACGGGTAACGTGGTCGTCGCCCTGGACGAGTCGAACGCCACCGGCCCGGGCACCACGGACGGCTGCACCACGCTGACCAACGCGGCCGAGGTGGCGGGCAAGATTGCCCTCATCGACCGCGGCACCTGCGGCTTCGCCATCAAGGTGGGCATCGCGCAGGCGGCGGGCGCCATCGGCGTCGTCATCGCCGACAACGCGCCCGGCTACGTCGCCGCCATGGGTGGTACGGCCACGGGCCTCACCATCCCCGTGCTGCGCATCACCCTGGCGGACGGCAACAAGCTGCGCGCCGCCATCCCCGAGGGGCTCAACCTGCGGCTGTTCCGCGGCACGAGCATCGGGCTCGACGGCACGGTGGACAACACCATCGTCGCGCACGAGTGGGGTCACTACATCAGCAACCGCCTGGTGCAGAACTCCGCCGGTCTGACCAACAACCAGGGTCGGTCCATGGGCGAGGGCTGGGGTGACTTCACCGCCCTGCTGATGATCACGCGTCCCGAGGACATCAACGTCCCGGCCAACGCCAACTGGAACGGTGCCTACGGCGCGGCCGAGTACGCCACCCGCGGCAGCTCTCCGGACCCGGCGTTCTTCGGTATCCGCCGCGTGACGTACTCGTCGGACATGGCGAAGAACGCCCTGACGTTCAAGCACATCACCGACGGCGTGGCGCTGCCCACCACCGCCCCCATCGCCCCGCTCGGCAACAACGCCGAGGTCCACAACTCGGGTGAGATCTGGGCCACGATGCTGTGGGAGTGCTACACGTCCCTGCTGCGCGCGCATCCCTTCCAGGAGGCGCAGGACCGCATGAAGAGCTACCTGGTCAACGGGTACAAGCTCACGCCCGCGGCTCCGACCTTCCTCGAGGCGCGCGACGCCATCATCGCGGCGGCCTATGCCAATGACCCGGCCGACGGTGACCGCTTCTGGGCGGCCTTCGCCAAGCGCGGCGCCGGCGTGGGCGCCATCGCTCCGGACCGCAACTCCACCACCCACGCGGGCCTGCGCGAGAGCTTCCTCACCGGCATCGACGTGGATGTCCTCGCCGCCTTCTACGAGGACGACCTGAATCACCCCGGTGACGAGGACGGCATCCTCGACAACGGCGAGACGGGCATGATCACCTTCGTCCTCTACAACCACGGCTCCGAGATTGCCGCCGACACCAGCGTCACCGTCGTCTCGCCCACCCCGGGCGTGACGGTGGGCAACCACGGCACCGTGACCGTCGACCCGATTGCCATTGGCGACTACGCGTTCGTGTCCGTGCCCGTGTCGCTGAACGGCGCCTCGACGGCCCAGCGGCTCGACTTCACGTACGCCGTGCGTGACGACCGCATGGCCATTCCGGGCGACAAGAGCGACGTGCTGGCCTTCAAGGCCAACTACGACGAAGTCCCGAACGCGACCACCAGCGAGACGGTGGAGTCCAACCCGAGCAGCCTGCCGTGGACCACGGAGAACAACCCGGATCTCGTCGACGCCTCGTTCGGCATCGTGGAGTTCGAGGACCTCAACCGCACCTTCTACGGTGAGGACGTGGGCGCGCCGGCTGACTTCAGCCTCATCACCCCGCCGCTGGATGTCAGCGCCACCCAGCCGTTCGTCGTCTCCTTCAAGCACTCGTATGACTTCGAGGCCGACACCGGCGGCAACTACGACGGTGCCGTCATCGAGCTCAGCGAGGACAACGGCGACACGTGGGTGGACATCGGTGACTCGCTCTATACGGGCAGCCTCATCACCTACACGGGCAACCTCAACCCGCTGGCGGGCCGCCGCGCCATCACCGGCACCACCGTGGGCTTCCCGACGTTCAACACCGCCACGCTGAACCTGGGGACCGCCTACGCCGGCAAGACGGTGCTGATCCGCTTCCGCATCGGTACGGACAACGGCGCCGGCAACACCGGCTGGGTGCTGGACGACATCTCCTTCTCCGGCATCACCAACACCCCGTTCACGAAGATCTGCGACGACTCGGGCGTGTGCGCGAACACCGCTCCGGTCATCTCCGCCGGTCCGGACGTGACGGTCAACGAGCGCACGCAGGTGTCGCTCACCGGTAGCGCCTTCGACGCGGACGGCCAGGCGCTCTCCTACGCCTGGGCGCGCGTGTCCGGCCCGACGGTGACCATCAACAACGCCAACACCCTGACGCCGTCCTTCACGGCGCCCGAGGTGACGTCCGACCAGAACCTGGTGCTCCGCCTGTCCGCCACCGACGGCGCCGTCGTGGTGTCCGACACGGTGACGGTGCGCATCATCAACGTCAACCGCGCTCCCACCGTGAACGCGGGCATCGACCTCACCGCCGACGAGCGCTCCACCGTGACGCTCTCCGGCTCCGCTTCCGACGCGGACGCCGACACGCTGACCTACCTGTGGACGCAGACGGCCGGCACCGCGGTCTCGCTGCGCGGCTACGACAAGGCGACGGCGACCTTCACGGCGCCCGAGACTGTCAATGGCGAGACGCTCACGTTCGCCCTGAAGGTGAGCGACGGCAAGACGAGCACCACCGACTCGGTGGACGTCATCGTCAGCAACGTGAACCGCGCGCCGGTGGTGACGGCCTCGTCCGCCACCTTCGACGAGCGCAGCGCCGCGACGCTGTCGGCTTCCGCCACGGATCCGGACGGCGACTCCCTGACCTACCACTGGGCGCAGACGGACGGCCCTGAGGTGGTGCTCTCGGGCGCCGACTCCGCGACGGTGTCCTTCAACACCGGCGAGGTGGCCGCGGACGCGGTCCTCAAGTTCACCGTGACGGTGAGCGACGGCCACGCCACGGATAGCAAGGAAGTCGTCGTGAACGTGCGTCAGGTCAACGTCCAGCCCACGGTGAACGCGGGTGCGGACACGGCCGCGGACGAGCGCTCGACGGTGACGATGATTGCCTCGGCCTCCGACGCGGACGGCGACTCGCTGAGCTACCACTGGGTGCAGGTGTCCGGCACGCCGGTGGCGCTGTCCAACGCCAACTCGGCCGAGGTCAGCTTCACCGCTCCGGAGACGGTCAACGGTGAGACGCTGTCCTTCATCGTGACGGTGAGCGACGGCAAGTCGACCACCAGCGACACGAAGAACGTGCAGGTCCTCCCGGTCAACCGCGATCCGTCCGTGACGGCTTCCGCGGTGGTGGTCGACGAGCGCAGCACCGCCTCGCTCGTGGCCTCCGGTATCGACCCGGACGGCGACAGCCTGTCGTACAGCTGGGAGCAGGTGTCCGGTCCCAACGTCACCCTCACGGGTGCCAACAGCGCGACGGCCACCTTCCCGACGGGCGAGGTGACCGCCGACACGGAGCTGACCTTCCGCGTGACGGTGAGCGACGGCCATGCCTCCGCCACCCACGACGTGGTGGTGACGGTGCGCCAGGTCAACCGGGCGCCCGTGGCCAACGCTGGCGAGGCCGCGTCCGTCAAGGGCAAGGCCGCTGTCACCCTCGACGGCAGCGCGAGCGCTGACGCCGATGGCCAGACGGTGACGTACCAGTGGACGCAGGTGGGTGGTCCGTGGGTGAGCCTGAACGGTGCCAACACCGCCAAGCCCACGTTCACCGCGCCGGACGTGAAGGCGAACACGGAGCTCACCTTCCGCCTGGTGGTGAGCGACGGCACGCTGACCAGCGACGGCGACACCGTGACGGTGACTGTCACGCAGTCCGACAACATCGTCCCGGTGGCGAAGGCCCGCGTCCTCCTCTCTGGCGACCAGACGTCGATGACCCTCGACGGCTCGGCCTCCAGCGACCCGGATGGCGACGCCCTCACCTACAAGTGGGAGCAGACGGGCGGCCCGGCCGTCACGCTGAACAACCCCAACCAGGCGGTGCTCAGCGTCGACGTGCCCGAGCTGGATGACGACAGCGCCACGTTCAGCTTCAAGCTGACCGTGACGGACGCGCGCGGCGGTACGCACACCGCCACCGCGGACGCCACGGCCACGCCGGACAGCGGTGGCTGCTCCTCCACGGGCGCGGGCGCCCCGGCCGGCCTGCTCGGCCTGGCGCTGCTCAGCCTGCTGCGCCGTCGTCGCAACACGCTGGCGTGA
- a CDS encoding aromatic alcohol reductase, whose product MDTEATHVLLVGGTGRFGHQLASALLSRPGIHLHVLVRPHTRPESLEGLADQGVTLVEGSLQVARSLDSAVEGMDVVVSAVRGGHDVMVEGQLRLLHAARRKGVMRFIPSDYSPDYFALREGEDPRLDWHRHVAEAVVDSGMRYTFVLCGAFMEVALSPAAHVFDLERGHVAYWGTGDEPFDVTSMNDVARFVAEAVTDRRAENRRVELVGDVVTVNDVARRYEALTGRQLQRVCRGTVEDLRRHLARASAPVDAAREGLVQPHLLIQLAGRGRLQDPDADAFARRHPLSVREYLEAMLRPWMASPGEASLPAHP is encoded by the coding sequence ATGGACACCGAGGCCACGCATGTCCTGCTGGTGGGAGGCACGGGCCGGTTCGGGCACCAGCTCGCCTCGGCGCTGCTGTCTCGGCCCGGCATCCACCTCCACGTGCTGGTGCGCCCGCACACGCGGCCGGAGTCCCTGGAAGGGCTCGCGGACCAGGGCGTGACGCTCGTCGAGGGCTCGCTGCAGGTCGCGCGCTCGCTCGACTCGGCGGTGGAGGGCATGGACGTGGTGGTGTCCGCCGTGCGGGGCGGGCACGACGTCATGGTGGAGGGACAACTGCGGCTGCTGCACGCGGCGAGGCGCAAGGGCGTCATGCGCTTCATCCCTTCCGACTACTCGCCGGACTACTTCGCGCTGCGCGAGGGGGAGGACCCGCGGCTGGACTGGCACCGGCACGTCGCCGAGGCCGTGGTGGACAGCGGCATGCGGTACACGTTCGTCCTCTGCGGCGCCTTCATGGAGGTGGCGCTGTCACCGGCGGCGCACGTGTTCGATTTGGAGCGCGGGCACGTGGCGTACTGGGGCACGGGCGACGAGCCCTTCGACGTGACGTCCATGAACGACGTGGCGCGGTTCGTGGCGGAGGCCGTGACGGACCGGCGCGCGGAGAACCGGCGCGTGGAGCTCGTGGGGGACGTGGTGACGGTGAACGACGTGGCCCGGCGGTACGAGGCGCTCACGGGCCGCCAGCTCCAGCGCGTCTGCCGCGGCACGGTGGAGGACCTCCGCCGGCACCTCGCGCGCGCCAGTGCCCCGGTGGACGCGGCCCGCGAGGGGCTCGTGCAGCCGCACCTGCTGATTCAGCTCGCCGGACGGGGACGGCTGCAAGACCCGGATGCGGACGCCTTCGCCCGGCGTCACCCCCTGTCGGTGCGCGAGTACCTCGAGGCGATGCTGCGGCCGTGGATGGCGTCCCCCGGGGAAGCCTCGCTGCCGGCGCATCCGTGA
- a CDS encoding S1 RNA-binding domain-containing protein, with protein sequence MVVVKRASGVIETRGPVADKPADATATAEATSEAAEASAATPAPTPAPRPTPAPAPAPAPTSALYEEVPESQSFAEMFEAQAKEGGTPGRRGVRVGEKVRGTIFQLGADTAFVSIEGAAKSEAMIELRELKDDEGILRFGVGDSIEAHVIEVGAKGIMLSRALAKGSASMALLAEARASGMPVEGMVLSVNKGGVEVAIGDIRAFCPISQLDLRFVEKPDQFIGEKLQFRVTEVRERNVVLSRRALLEEEQKRLAAETRKNLSEGKVVKGKVTGVRDFGVFVDLGGVEGMIPVSELSYTRVGHPSDVVNVGDEVEVEILRMEAAQPNSPDKSKQKERITLSMRARMEDPFKKAMSEIKEGDRLQGKVVRLQPFGAFVELRPGVDGLVHISALSDRRIAHPRDVVKEGEVIWVAVEKIDANDKRIGLRRISEEEAQRPPEERQAPAAAAAPAQPKQPAAPRPKVGDVVVGKVDRIEPYGVFLQFAGGKGLLPASETGTERGTDLRKHYSLGQEVKVAILDIDASGKIRLSVTAAQRAEERAEVEAWQKTQQPQGAGKKGFGTFADLLSKARK encoded by the coding sequence ATGGTGGTCGTGAAGCGCGCGTCGGGTGTCATCGAGACGCGCGGTCCGGTGGCCGACAAGCCCGCCGACGCGACGGCCACGGCCGAAGCCACGAGCGAGGCCGCCGAGGCGTCCGCCGCGACGCCGGCGCCCACGCCTGCTCCGCGCCCGACGCCGGCTCCGGCGCCGGCTCCGGCGCCGACCAGCGCGCTCTACGAAGAGGTCCCCGAGTCCCAGTCCTTCGCCGAGATGTTCGAGGCGCAGGCCAAGGAGGGTGGCACTCCGGGTCGCCGGGGCGTGCGCGTGGGCGAGAAGGTCCGCGGCACCATCTTCCAGCTCGGCGCGGATACCGCCTTCGTTTCTATCGAAGGCGCCGCCAAGAGCGAGGCGATGATCGAGCTGCGCGAGCTCAAGGACGACGAGGGCATCCTCCGCTTCGGCGTCGGCGACAGCATCGAGGCGCACGTCATCGAGGTGGGCGCCAAGGGCATCATGCTCTCTCGCGCGCTCGCCAAGGGCAGCGCGTCCATGGCCCTGCTGGCCGAGGCCCGCGCCTCCGGCATGCCCGTGGAGGGCATGGTCCTCAGCGTGAACAAGGGCGGTGTCGAGGTCGCCATCGGCGACATCCGCGCCTTCTGCCCCATCAGCCAGCTGGACCTGCGCTTCGTGGAGAAGCCGGACCAGTTCATCGGCGAGAAGCTCCAGTTCCGCGTCACCGAGGTGCGTGAGCGCAACGTGGTGCTGTCGCGGCGCGCGCTGCTCGAGGAGGAGCAGAAGCGGCTGGCGGCGGAGACGCGCAAGAACCTGTCCGAGGGCAAGGTCGTCAAGGGCAAGGTCACCGGCGTGCGTGACTTCGGCGTCTTCGTCGACCTGGGCGGCGTGGAGGGCATGATTCCCGTCTCCGAGCTTTCGTACACGCGCGTGGGTCACCCGAGCGACGTGGTCAACGTCGGTGACGAGGTCGAGGTGGAGATCCTCCGCATGGAGGCCGCTCAGCCCAACTCGCCCGACAAGAGCAAGCAGAAGGAGCGCATCACCCTGTCCATGCGCGCGCGCATGGAGGACCCCTTCAAGAAGGCGATGTCCGAAATCAAGGAGGGCGACCGCCTCCAGGGCAAGGTCGTCCGCCTGCAGCCCTTCGGCGCCTTCGTGGAGCTCCGCCCCGGCGTGGATGGCCTCGTGCACATCTCCGCGCTGAGCGACCGCCGCATCGCGCACCCGCGCGACGTGGTGAAGGAGGGTGAGGTCATCTGGGTGGCCGTCGAGAAGATCGACGCCAACGACAAGCGCATCGGCCTGCGCCGCATCTCCGAGGAGGAGGCGCAGCGTCCTCCCGAGGAGCGTCAGGCTCCCGCCGCCGCCGCTGCCCCTGCGCAGCCGAAGCAGCCCGCCGCGCCGCGTCCCAAGGTGGGCGACGTCGTCGTCGGCAAGGTGGACCGCATCGAGCCGTACGGCGTGTTCCTCCAGTTCGCCGGCGGCAAGGGCCTGCTGCCCGCGAGCGAGACGGGCACCGAGCGCGGCACCGACTTGCGCAAGCACTACTCGCTGGGCCAGGAGGTGAAGGTGGCCATCCTGGACATCGACGCGTCCGGCAAGATTCGCCTCTCCGTCACCGCCGCCCAGCGCGCGGAGGAGCGCGCCGAGGTCGAGGCCTGGCAGAAGACGCAGCAGCCGCAGGGCGCGGGCAAGAAGGGCTTCGGCACCTTCGCCGACCTGCTCAGCAAGGCGCGCAAGTAA